From a single Nostoc sp. MS1 genomic region:
- a CDS encoding ArnT family glycosyltransferase codes for MRLNLSVPNAVERWFNNIAKRPALAVTVSILWLILIGWIGYGWHLGSIGLVDETEPLFAEASRQMLLTGDWITPYFNGQTRFDKPALLYWCQAIAYAVFGVNEWAVRLPSALAAVGLVALGFYTVQWSLAKKDELEQVTLPTRRYLTAAVAAGVMALNPQMIVWGRTGVSDMLLTGCMACALLCFFLGYATDGQEAGGRRQEAGGSSELSSSSTPSSPPTPHSLLPNNWYLACYVLTAGAILTKGPVGIVLPGIIILAFLLYLGQLRTVLREMRLFLGIIIILGLSIPWYALVIWRNGESYINSFFGYHNVERFTEVVNGHSAPWYFYFVIVLLLFAPYSIYLPLAIFRLKFWQRSHWRNQARSQQLGLFACIWFISVFSFFTIAVTKLPSYVLPLIPAAAILVAFLWSDLFPGSEQTSKISITYPSSLLQVSSWVNVIFLSALAVASFHIYNLLGYDEAAPDFRQNLQDVGLSTISGWLWLVAAISIAFLILRRYWHSIVGVNLLAFVVFLIFVTMPAMFLMDQERQLPLRQLSSVIDQVKQPTEEVMMVGFKKPTVVFYSHKNINFIPSTEKGLEHIHNVANQEVKPSSLLMVTNKKNFFKMDLSPDNYENIDIKGAYQLTRINFKKMKQEKVKLS; via the coding sequence ATGAGGTTAAACTTGAGCGTTCCTAACGCTGTTGAGCGGTGGTTCAATAATATAGCAAAACGTCCAGCCCTTGCTGTGACTGTCTCAATTCTGTGGTTAATTCTAATTGGTTGGATAGGCTATGGATGGCATTTGGGCAGTATTGGCTTGGTTGACGAAACAGAGCCACTATTTGCGGAAGCTTCCCGGCAAATGCTATTGACGGGTGATTGGATCACGCCATATTTTAACGGACAGACTCGTTTTGATAAGCCAGCTTTACTTTATTGGTGTCAAGCGATCGCCTATGCTGTGTTTGGTGTGAACGAATGGGCCGTGCGGCTTCCTTCAGCCTTAGCAGCCGTAGGACTGGTAGCATTAGGTTTTTACACTGTACAGTGGTCTTTAGCCAAAAAAGATGAGTTGGAACAAGTGACGCTCCCAACTCGCCGCTACTTAACAGCTGCTGTAGCCGCAGGTGTCATGGCGCTCAATCCTCAAATGATTGTTTGGGGAAGAACTGGTGTTTCCGATATGTTGCTGACTGGCTGCATGGCCTGTGCCTTGTTATGTTTTTTCTTGGGATACGCAACAGATGGGCAGGAGGCAGGAGGCAGAAGGCAGGAGGCAGGAGGCAGCAGTGAATTATCCTCTTCCTCCACTCCCTCATCTCCCCCCACTCCCCACTCCCTACTCCCCAATAACTGGTACTTGGCTTGTTACGTATTAACGGCTGGGGCAATTTTGACTAAGGGGCCGGTGGGTATTGTTTTACCGGGGATCATCATTTTGGCGTTCTTGCTGTATTTGGGGCAGTTGCGAACAGTGCTGCGAGAGATGCGCCTATTTTTGGGGATCATAATTATCTTGGGTTTATCTATTCCCTGGTATGCGCTGGTAATTTGGCGTAATGGTGAAAGTTATATTAATTCTTTTTTCGGATATCACAATGTGGAGCGTTTTACAGAGGTCGTTAATGGTCACTCAGCTCCTTGGTATTTTTATTTTGTGATAGTATTACTGCTTTTCGCCCCATACTCAATCTACTTGCCTTTAGCAATTTTCAGATTGAAGTTCTGGCAGCGATCGCACTGGCGCAATCAAGCACGCTCTCAACAGTTGGGTTTATTTGCCTGTATTTGGTTTATTAGTGTCTTTAGTTTTTTTACAATTGCCGTTACCAAGCTACCAAGCTATGTCTTACCTTTAATCCCAGCCGCCGCTATTTTAGTTGCATTTTTGTGGAGTGATTTGTTTCCTGGTAGTGAACAAACAAGCAAAATATCTATTACTTATCCATCTTCTCTTTTACAGGTTAGTAGTTGGGTAAATGTCATATTTTTAAGCGCATTAGCAGTGGCATCATTTCACATTTATAACTTGCTGGGTTATGATGAAGCTGCACCAGACTTCCGGCAAAATTTACAGGATGTTGGTTTATCTACTATCTCTGGTTGGCTTTGGCTAGTAGCAGCAATTTCTATTGCCTTTTTAATTTTACGTCGTTACTGGCATTCCATTGTCGGTGTTAACTTGTTGGCATTTGTGGTATTTCTGATTTTTGTGACTATGCCAGCTATGTTTTTAATGGATCAAGAGCGTCAACTACCATTAAGGCAATTATCTTCCGTTATCGACCAAGTAAAACAACCAACAGAAGAAGTCATGATGGTTGGTTTCAAAAAGCCAACTGTAGTTTTTTATAGCCACAAAAATATCAATTTTATCCCTTCAACTGAAAAAGGCTTAGAACATATTCACAATGTAGCGAATCAAGAAGTTAAGCCATCTTCACTGTTAATGGTGACTAACAAGAAAAACTTTTTCAAAATGGATTTATCACCAGATAATTACGAAAATATAGATATTAAAGGTGCTTACCAATTGACTCGGATTAATTTCAAAAAGATGAAGCAAGAAAAGGTGAAGCTCTCTTAA
- a CDS encoding DUF565 domain-containing protein, with translation MQNTRLNNLFDAIARQLGQLFLNPWRRLSLLLLSFLFGFFLGTAVSTTAGQRAELDIVIAAFLVFLTEITSRIFYNRNFFASRSLLVEALNILKVGFTYSLFIEAFKLGS, from the coding sequence ATGCAAAATACTCGACTTAACAATTTATTTGATGCTATTGCTAGGCAGTTGGGGCAATTGTTTCTCAATCCTTGGCGGCGATTGTCCCTACTATTACTTAGTTTTCTGTTCGGATTTTTTCTAGGTACAGCAGTTTCTACCACAGCAGGTCAAAGGGCTGAACTAGATATTGTCATAGCTGCCTTCTTAGTATTTTTAACAGAAATTACTAGTAGAATATTTTACAATCGAAATTTTTTCGCTAGCCGATCGCTCTTAGTAGAAGCACTCAACATTCTTAAAGTAGGTTTCACATACAGCTTGTTTATTGAAGCCTTTAAACTGGGATCTTAA
- a CDS encoding glycerate kinase, protein MEFRQQEALADTLRAKTFGITSANVEEKMQERSHLLQAVLPAFNQFCQTSLHIAPEQMLPVLWDLWLPLGMKIAAQRQQLKRPFIQGILGSQGTGKTTMSLVIELILQQLGYRTLSLSLDDLYKTYSDRLALLEHDPRLIWRGPPGTHDIDLGLDVLEQIRQGKSPITVPRFDKSAHAGAGDRTNPDIITGVDIVIFEGWFVGVRPINPDLFDCAPPPIVTDADKTFARDMNHQLTKYLPLWEKLDSLILLYPIDYRCSLAWRKQAEQKMIAAGKSGMTDAQIEDFVNYFWRSLHPELFIKPLSQSAEIVDLVIEVHPDHSFGKVYQP, encoded by the coding sequence ATGGAATTTAGGCAACAGGAAGCGTTAGCGGATACCTTAAGGGCTAAAACCTTCGGGATCACATCGGCAAATGTAGAGGAAAAGATGCAAGAGCGATCGCATCTTTTACAAGCAGTGCTACCTGCTTTTAATCAGTTCTGCCAAACAAGCCTGCATATTGCCCCAGAACAAATGTTACCCGTATTGTGGGATTTGTGGCTACCACTGGGCATGAAAATAGCTGCACAACGTCAACAATTAAAACGTCCCTTCATTCAAGGAATTTTAGGTAGTCAAGGAACGGGGAAAACTACAATGTCCCTGGTGATTGAGTTAATTCTCCAGCAGTTGGGATACCGTACCTTAAGTTTATCTTTAGACGATTTGTATAAAACCTATAGCGATCGCCTAGCCTTATTAGAACATGATCCCCGCTTAATTTGGCGTGGCCCACCAGGAACCCATGATATTGACTTAGGCTTAGATGTACTCGAACAAATCCGCCAAGGAAAAAGCCCGATAACTGTTCCCCGCTTTGATAAATCTGCACATGCGGGTGCAGGCGATCGCACTAACCCAGATATCATCACCGGAGTCGATATTGTCATTTTTGAAGGATGGTTTGTTGGTGTGCGCCCAATTAATCCTGACTTATTTGATTGCGCCCCACCGCCAATTGTCACTGATGCAGATAAAACCTTTGCTCGTGATATGAATCATCAGCTAACTAAATATTTACCATTGTGGGAGAAATTAGACAGTTTAATTTTGTTATATCCGATTGATTACCGTTGTTCTTTGGCATGGCGCAAACAAGCCGAACAAAAAATGATTGCTGCTGGTAAATCAGGTATGACAGATGCACAAATAGAAGATTTTGTCAATTACTTTTGGCGATCGCTACATCCAGAATTATTTATTAAACCTTTGTCTCAATCAGCAGAAATTGTAGATTTAGTTATAGAGGTTCACCCTGATCATTCATTTGGGAAAGTCTATCAGCCGTAA
- a CDS encoding PleD family two-component system response regulator: MNTVVPQDQSLVLIVDDEPFIRAQLRLSLQREGYQTVEAENGREALNIFQERQPDIVLLDAIMPDLDGFECCTYLQSLDNGKYTPVLMITGLEDQESVDRAFEVGAIDYVTKPIHWPVLRQRVKRLIQQSHLQQKLEAANLELQRLVAIDELTQVANRRRFEEYCAQEWQRMARNQLPLSLILCDVDFFKAYNDTYGHRAGDRCLQLVAKTIQETVNRPGDVVARYGGEEFAVILPTTYADGAIHLATRICTAVRELAIPHITSQAHTCVTVSAGVATEIPVPNSDFQEIIDAADRALYQAKTKGRDRCQQYIKQISSPVYILNSGNRGEVRT; this comes from the coding sequence ATGAACACGGTGGTTCCACAAGACCAATCCCTAGTCCTCATTGTTGATGATGAACCATTCATCCGAGCGCAGCTACGCCTATCTCTACAACGTGAAGGCTATCAGACAGTAGAGGCGGAAAATGGTAGAGAGGCTTTAAATATTTTCCAAGAGCGGCAACCTGATATTGTCCTACTGGATGCAATCATGCCCGATCTCGATGGCTTTGAGTGTTGTACTTATTTGCAATCACTAGATAATGGTAAATATACTCCAGTTTTAATGATTACGGGATTAGAGGATCAAGAATCAGTTGACCGTGCATTTGAGGTGGGAGCCATTGATTATGTAACTAAACCGATTCATTGGCCGGTTTTGCGTCAAAGAGTCAAACGACTAATTCAGCAATCTCATCTCCAACAAAAGCTAGAAGCTGCTAACCTAGAATTGCAAAGGTTGGTAGCAATTGATGAGTTAACTCAAGTAGCCAATCGCCGCAGATTTGAAGAATATTGCGCTCAAGAATGGCAACGCATGGCGCGAAATCAACTACCGTTATCGCTGATTCTTTGCGATGTCGATTTTTTCAAAGCTTACAACGATACTTATGGGCATCGAGCAGGCGATCGCTGTTTACAATTAGTAGCCAAAACTATCCAAGAAACTGTTAATCGTCCTGGTGATGTTGTCGCTCGTTATGGCGGTGAAGAATTTGCCGTGATTCTACCAACAACGTATGCGGACGGAGCGATTCATTTAGCAACTAGAATCTGCACGGCTGTACGAGAACTTGCAATTCCCCATATAACTTCTCAAGCTCACACTTGTGTCACAGTTAGTGCTGGCGTAGCAACAGAAATTCCTGTGCCGAACTCTGATTTTCAAGAAATCATTGACGCAGCTGATCGCGCATTATACCAAGCCAAAACCAAAGGACGCGATCGCTGTCAACAATACATTAAACAAATATCATCTCCTGTTTACATTTTAAATTCAGGGAACAGGGGAGAGGTTAGAACATGA
- a CDS encoding PAS domain S-box protein, whose translation MLWLRLKAEEQINIQQLIQQQAIATKTEVLTQLNTRVLSLEHLARHWERHNSPSQTHWGIEASSYLSDDQGYKSLQLLDSSWQVLQAVSFAQEEASLKQSISIAPQNKHETTVVQIVNPVQNKQELLICVPIKKRNKFSGAILGVFPIQPFFNSSLHKPPGYTIRIFDNKELIYSQDTQLSIQSSWRQEVNIDFYGINWQLQISPTPQLLENLFSPLPTFVLIGGTINAGVIILLIYFAQASRLNNLEIGRINRELANTIEQQTHTEIALRNSETRLRELLETVKVIPWELDLKTWRFIYVGPQAETILAYPVAEWYKQDFWINHLHPDDRDWAVNFCREATNTGENLEFEYRMLAADGRVVWLRDIVNVVQVDGTPVMLRGFMFDITDLKLVEETLRLRERALAAISSGVIIADAKLPNYPVIYVNSAFEKITGYKAKEVIGRNCRFLQGEDVEQSAIAEIKSALETGKDCQVILRNYRKDGSLFWNQLSISPIYEENGNVTHFIGIQTDISEQQAALRERQQAELALRRQALTFENMYDGVIITDLQRQILDWNPAAERMFGYSKADVLGQTPSFLNKSAQTAKLNATAIADMIKQGRWSGENNFVRKDGSEGICETTIVVVQDEAGQSVAMISVNRDITEHKHAELLLRRSEERFQAFMNHSPTPAWITDANGTIIYVSETYLLTFQIPTRELIGKNIFDIYEQEFAQTFLETIQTVARTNQVIDVVEQIPCADGTVRDFLVYKFPIASKPEESLIGGIAVDITEHKQAETALRKSEERWQLVIEGNQDAIWDWDITTDETFRSARWAELVKEVNYHPIADHQDCISRIHPDDLERVMAVKQDCLEGKIPSYVVEYRLRCNDGSYKWVLVHAIAQRDQQGNPVRMVGSIKDITERVQAQEALQQQLHRTLLLEQITQKIRQSLDSQEIFETAATQIGQAFAVDRCLIHSYITHPESRIPIVAQYRHAADCSMQKWDFSTVEDSHILQLMSQDQAIAYTSGDVRSDSSLQLVVPSCCQISVKSILAVRTSYQGEPNGAICLHQCDHFRQWTTEEIALLEAVAAQLGIALAQAQLLEQETKQREELTLKNFALEQAKRAAETANRAKSEFLAMMSHEIRTPMNAVIGMTELLLETDLTSQQRDFVETVLTSSDALLSIINDILDFSKIESGKLELEQEPFEVRTCIEQVIDLLAAKAAQKDIELAYLIHPQVPSQIIGDVTRLRQILTNLINNAIKFTHEGEVVISVRSQSSPSQNAKNCCELLFTIKDTGIGIAPEVMERLFQPFVQADASMTRKYGGTGLGLVISKRLGEMMRGHLWVESRGCVGGNPPSDWQVRNPDSSTSTGSTFYFSMTVPVVAYSGLETAMSSPVQLIGKRLLIVDDHPASLQILKLQAELWQMETYTVRSGAEALAVIDQGMPFDVAILDMRSPEIDGLSLVRQIRQRPHDQYLPVVIVSSWGQPNTNVSDIEFAACLSKPIKQSQLYNVLISTLNNQLIRTNSQSVDTLNIDSSLAEQRPLRILLAEDIVINQKVALLMLKKLGYRADVVANGLKVLEALQHQAYDVVLMDVNMPEMDGLRASQIISQNWSSGSRPYIIAMTANAMRGDRQACLAAGMDDYLSKPLQMEELAKALRKCHHLSIDIEKTHSTISSQTQSITELHDLKFATMDANVLQALRDMLGENQVAFAELINCYLTESPKLIGEIDIAIASNDAQALWKTAHKLKSSSGSVGAVFLTQLCKQLETRGRSSNLSGCVELGSQLRQEYELVQIALHREINKEKS comes from the coding sequence ATGCTGTGGCTGAGACTGAAAGCCGAAGAGCAAATCAATATTCAACAACTGATTCAACAACAAGCGATCGCCACAAAAACTGAAGTATTAACACAACTTAATACTCGTGTTTTGTCACTGGAACATCTAGCACGACATTGGGAAAGGCACAACAGTCCGTCACAAACACATTGGGGAATAGAAGCAAGCTCCTATCTAAGCGATGATCAAGGATATAAATCACTCCAATTGCTTGACTCATCATGGCAGGTATTGCAAGCTGTCTCTTTCGCTCAAGAAGAAGCATCACTAAAACAGTCAATTTCCATTGCACCACAAAACAAGCACGAAACTACAGTAGTCCAAATAGTTAACCCCGTCCAAAACAAGCAGGAATTATTAATTTGTGTACCCATCAAGAAAAGAAATAAATTTAGTGGTGCAATCTTAGGGGTTTTTCCCATTCAACCATTCTTTAATTCATCTCTACACAAACCGCCAGGGTACACAATTAGGATATTTGATAACAAAGAACTGATTTATAGCCAAGATACACAATTATCAATACAGTCATCTTGGCGACAAGAGGTTAATATTGATTTTTACGGAATTAATTGGCAATTACAGATTTCCCCTACTCCACAACTATTGGAGAATCTATTCTCACCACTACCCACATTTGTATTGATAGGTGGCACGATTAATGCTGGGGTCATCATTTTATTAATTTATTTTGCTCAAGCTTCTAGACTCAACAATCTTGAAATTGGCAGAATTAACCGAGAACTAGCTAACACAATCGAACAACAAACTCACACAGAAATCGCCTTGCGCAATAGCGAAACCCGTCTGCGAGAGTTACTCGAAACAGTCAAAGTCATCCCTTGGGAATTAGACTTAAAAACTTGGCGTTTTATCTATGTAGGTCCCCAAGCAGAAACTATTTTGGCCTATCCTGTAGCCGAATGGTACAAACAAGACTTTTGGATTAATCATCTGCATCCCGATGATCGAGATTGGGCAGTAAACTTTTGTCGGGAAGCTACCAATACAGGAGAAAACCTCGAATTTGAATATAGAATGTTGGCCGCAGATGGCAGAGTTGTATGGCTGCGCGACATTGTGAATGTAGTCCAGGTTGATGGAACTCCTGTGATGTTGCGCGGGTTTATGTTTGATATTACCGACCTCAAGCTAGTGGAAGAAACTTTGAGGCTGCGGGAGCGGGCGTTAGCTGCTATTAGTAGTGGGGTAATCATTGCTGATGCTAAACTCCCCAATTACCCAGTGATTTATGTTAACTCTGCCTTTGAGAAAATTACAGGCTATAAAGCAAAAGAGGTGATTGGACGCAACTGTCGTTTTTTACAAGGGGAAGATGTCGAACAAAGTGCGATCGCCGAAATCAAATCAGCATTAGAAACAGGTAAAGATTGTCAAGTAATTCTGCGGAATTATCGCAAAGATGGCAGTTTGTTTTGGAATCAATTAAGTATCTCTCCCATATATGAAGAAAATGGCAACGTCACCCATTTTATTGGTATTCAAACCGATATTAGCGAACAGCAAGCTGCGCTACGCGAACGCCAGCAAGCAGAACTGGCACTGAGGCGGCAAGCCCTCACCTTTGAGAATATGTATGATGGTGTGATTATTACTGACTTGCAAAGACAAATTCTAGACTGGAATCCTGCTGCCGAGCGGATGTTTGGTTATAGTAAAGCAGACGTTCTCGGACAAACTCCTAGTTTTTTGAATAAATCGGCACAAACAGCCAAATTGAATGCCACAGCGATCGCAGATATGATCAAACAAGGGCGTTGGTCAGGCGAAAATAACTTTGTTCGCAAAGACGGTAGTGAAGGTATTTGTGAGACAACTATAGTAGTTGTACAAGATGAAGCAGGGCAATCCGTGGCAATGATTAGCGTCAATCGTGACATCACCGAACACAAACACGCTGAATTATTGCTCAGGCGTAGCGAAGAACGTTTTCAAGCATTCATGAATCATAGTCCTACACCAGCTTGGATTACAGATGCGAACGGCACAATTATTTATGTTAGTGAAACTTACCTACTTACTTTTCAAATACCGACGAGAGAATTAATTGGCAAAAATATTTTTGATATTTATGAACAAGAATTTGCCCAAACATTCCTCGAAACCATCCAAACGGTTGCTCGTACTAACCAAGTGATTGACGTTGTAGAACAGATCCCCTGTGCTGATGGTACAGTGCGAGATTTTTTAGTTTATAAATTTCCCATAGCCAGTAAACCAGAGGAATCCCTCATTGGCGGGATTGCGGTTGATATTACCGAACATAAACAAGCAGAAACTGCCTTGAGAAAAAGTGAAGAACGTTGGCAATTAGTTATTGAAGGTAATCAAGACGCTATTTGGGATTGGGACATTACCACTGATGAAACTTTTCGCTCTGCACGGTGGGCGGAACTAGTTAAAGAAGTAAACTATCATCCCATTGCTGATCATCAAGATTGCATTAGCCGCATTCATCCCGATGATTTGGAACGAGTTATGGCGGTTAAGCAAGATTGTCTTGAGGGTAAAATTCCAAGTTATGTAGTGGAATATCGTTTGCGTTGCAACGATGGTAGTTATAAGTGGGTATTGGTACATGCGATCGCCCAACGTGATCAGCAGGGTAATCCGGTGCGGATGGTTGGCTCAATCAAAGATATTACCGAACGAGTACAAGCGCAAGAAGCCTTACAGCAACAATTACACCGCACTCTATTATTAGAACAAATTACCCAAAAGATTCGTCAAAGCCTAGATAGTCAGGAAATTTTTGAAACTGCTGCGACACAAATTGGACAAGCCTTTGCAGTTGATCGCTGTCTAATACATTCTTATATTACTCATCCCGAATCACGTATTCCTATAGTTGCCCAATATCGTCATGCTGCTGATTGTTCAATGCAGAAATGGGACTTTTCCACGGTTGAAGATAGCCACATTCTACAGTTAATGTCCCAAGATCAAGCGATCGCTTATACCTCTGGTGATGTTCGCAGCGATTCTTCACTGCAATTAGTAGTCCCTAGCTGTTGTCAAATCAGTGTAAAATCTATACTTGCCGTCCGCACTTCTTACCAAGGAGAACCAAATGGAGCTATTTGTCTCCATCAGTGTGACCATTTTCGCCAGTGGACGACTGAGGAAATTGCTTTACTAGAAGCAGTCGCCGCTCAATTAGGTATAGCCTTAGCCCAAGCCCAGTTATTAGAACAAGAAACCAAACAACGAGAAGAACTCACCCTGAAGAATTTTGCCTTAGAGCAGGCTAAACGTGCCGCAGAAACAGCTAATCGGGCAAAAAGTGAATTTCTGGCCATGATGAGCCATGAAATCCGTACCCCCATGAACGCTGTTATCGGCATGACGGAACTACTATTAGAAACTGACTTGACATCGCAACAGCGTGACTTTGTAGAAACAGTTCTGACGAGTAGTGATGCTTTGTTGAGTATTATTAATGACATTCTAGATTTTTCTAAAATTGAATCTGGTAAGTTAGAACTAGAACAAGAACCTTTCGAGGTGAGAACTTGTATAGAACAAGTTATTGACCTTTTAGCCGCTAAAGCAGCCCAAAAAGATATTGAACTAGCTTACTTAATCCATCCCCAAGTGCCTTCCCAAATTATTGGCGATGTCACTCGTCTACGGCAAATACTGACAAATCTGATTAATAATGCTATTAAATTTACCCACGAAGGAGAAGTTGTTATCTCAGTGCGTAGCCAGTCATCGCCTAGCCAAAATGCCAAAAACTGCTGCGAACTCCTCTTTACCATCAAAGATACAGGTATTGGGATTGCCCCGGAGGTAATGGAAAGGTTATTTCAACCATTTGTTCAAGCTGATGCTTCCATGACTCGCAAATATGGCGGAACTGGTTTAGGGCTGGTGATTAGCAAAAGATTAGGCGAGATGATGAGGGGTCATCTTTGGGTAGAAAGTCGGGGCTGTGTGGGTGGAAATCCTCCCTCTGATTGGCAAGTTAGAAACCCAGATTCATCTACTTCTACGGGTTCTACCTTTTATTTTTCTATGACTGTGCCAGTGGTTGCCTATTCAGGCTTAGAAACTGCCATGAGTTCTCCAGTACAGCTAATCGGTAAGCGGTTGTTAATTGTGGATGATCATCCTGCTAGTCTCCAGATTTTGAAATTACAAGCCGAACTTTGGCAGATGGAAACATATACTGTCCGCTCCGGTGCTGAAGCTTTAGCTGTAATTGATCAAGGAATGCCTTTTGATGTTGCCATTTTAGATATGCGCAGCCCAGAAATAGATGGTCTTTCCCTAGTACGTCAAATTCGTCAGCGTCCTCATGATCAATACCTACCCGTGGTAATTGTTAGCTCTTGGGGTCAACCAAATACTAATGTCAGTGATATTGAATTTGCTGCTTGTTTGAGTAAACCCATTAAACAGTCCCAACTCTACAATGTTTTGATATCTACTCTAAACAATCAACTAATTCGCACTAACAGCCAGTCGGTTGATACTCTCAACATCGATTCATCATTGGCAGAACAAAGACCTTTAAGAATTTTGTTAGCTGAAGATATAGTGATAAATCAAAAAGTCGCCCTACTCATGCTGAAAAAATTAGGTTATCGAGCAGATGTGGTGGCTAATGGATTAAAAGTATTAGAAGCTTTGCAGCATCAAGCCTATGATGTGGTATTGATGGATGTGAATATGCCAGAAATGGATGGATTGAGAGCCAGCCAAATCATTTCGCAAAATTGGAGTTCTGGTTCTCGTCCATATATTATTGCCATGACAGCTAATGCCATGAGGGGCGATCGCCAAGCTTGTTTAGCGGCTGGTATGGATGACTACCTCAGCAAACCCCTACAAATGGAAGAGTTAGCCAAAGCACTCAGAAAATGCCACCATTTAAGTATTGATATAGAAAAAACACATTCAACAATTAGTAGCCAAACTCAATCAATTACGGAGCTTCATGATTTAAAATTTGCCACAATGGATGCAAATGTTTTACAAGCATTACGGGATATGTTAGGAGAGAATCAGGTAGCATTTGCTGAATTAATCAATTGTTATCTTACTGAATCTCCTAAACTAATCGGGGAGATAGATATAGCGATCGCATCTAATGATGCTCAGGCTCTATGGAAAACAGCACACAAGCTGAAATCTAGCAGTGGATCGGTTGGAGCAGTTTTTTTAACACAACTGTGTAAACAGCTAGAAACCAGAGGACGCAGTAGCAATTTAAGCGGTTGCGTGGAACTAGGCTCACAATTACGTCAAGAGTATGAACTAGTTCAAATAGCTCTGCACAGAGAAATTAACAAGGAGAAATCATGA